A single region of the Lycium barbarum isolate Lr01 chromosome 2, ASM1917538v2, whole genome shotgun sequence genome encodes:
- the LOC132627395 gene encoding uncharacterized protein LOC132627395 isoform X1 has translation MEPPEIVKLVGRPKTKRNREPDEASLRKRAWKKSRKGTLMRCNKCGDFNHNVRGCLKEHEGGEISQGRKKKTSSQRSRSQAGQNSTQSVNLEYEAETATQQSQTQQSTAYGPEIGNEEDPPLRPMVISETQAMLERRSQRVAATTGNMEIAFKGDARGVSIPSDLSYSPKKITWKGKEAVTTGQLQAEARKKKMKQLAGKGKCPVGPDDDLV, from the exons ATGGAACCTCCAGAAATTGTCAAACTTGTTGGCAGACCCAAGACGAAAAGAAACAGAGAACCTGATGAGGCAAGTTTGAGAAAACGGGCATGGAAGAAGTCAAGAAAGGGAACTCTAATGAGATGCAACAAGTGTGGTGATTTCAATCACAATGTAAGGGGATGTTTAAAG GAGCATGAAGGTGGTGAAATTTCTCAAGGAAGAAAGAAGAAAACAAGCAGCCAAAGGTCTAGGAGTCAAGCTGGACAAAACTCTACACAAAGTGTCAATTTAGAGTATGAGGCAGAAACTGCAACCCAACAATCTCAAACACAACAGTCGACTGCATATGGTCCTGAGATTGGGAATGAAGAAGATCCACCATTGAGGCCAATGGTAATTTCTGAGACACAAGCAATGCTGGAAAGAAGGTCTCAAAGAGTTGCAGCAACAACAGGGAACATGGAGATTGCTTTTAAGGGGGATGCCAGAGGAGTCTCTATCCCTTCAGATCTATCATATTCACCAAAGAAGATTACTTGGAAGGGTAAGGAAGCAGTCACTACCGGTCAGTTGCAAGCTGAAGCaaggaagaaaaaaatgaagCAACTAGCAGGGAAGGGCAAATGTCCTGTGGGTCCAGATGATGATCTTGTTTAG
- the LOC132627395 gene encoding uncharacterized protein LOC132627395 isoform X2, translating into MEPPEIVKLVGRPKTKRNREPDEASLRKRAWKKSRKGTLMRCNKCGDFNHNEHEGGEISQGRKKKTSSQRSRSQAGQNSTQSVNLEYEAETATQQSQTQQSTAYGPEIGNEEDPPLRPMVISETQAMLERRSQRVAATTGNMEIAFKGDARGVSIPSDLSYSPKKITWKGKEAVTTGQLQAEARKKKMKQLAGKGKCPVGPDDDLV; encoded by the exons ATGGAACCTCCAGAAATTGTCAAACTTGTTGGCAGACCCAAGACGAAAAGAAACAGAGAACCTGATGAGGCAAGTTTGAGAAAACGGGCATGGAAGAAGTCAAGAAAGGGAACTCTAATGAGATGCAACAAGTGTGGTGATTTCAATCACAAT GAGCATGAAGGTGGTGAAATTTCTCAAGGAAGAAAGAAGAAAACAAGCAGCCAAAGGTCTAGGAGTCAAGCTGGACAAAACTCTACACAAAGTGTCAATTTAGAGTATGAGGCAGAAACTGCAACCCAACAATCTCAAACACAACAGTCGACTGCATATGGTCCTGAGATTGGGAATGAAGAAGATCCACCATTGAGGCCAATGGTAATTTCTGAGACACAAGCAATGCTGGAAAGAAGGTCTCAAAGAGTTGCAGCAACAACAGGGAACATGGAGATTGCTTTTAAGGGGGATGCCAGAGGAGTCTCTATCCCTTCAGATCTATCATATTCACCAAAGAAGATTACTTGGAAGGGTAAGGAAGCAGTCACTACCGGTCAGTTGCAAGCTGAAGCaaggaagaaaaaaatgaagCAACTAGCAGGGAAGGGCAAATGTCCTGTGGGTCCAGATGATGATCTTGTTTAG